The Pyrococcus kukulkanii genome contains a region encoding:
- a CDS encoding PrsW family intramembrane metalloprotease has protein sequence MPLLTYLIFFAYAPALALLWYFYHQDRLEPEPKRIVMNTFILGGSLSIAIAIVLESILVPRWFQNLPALLPATFFYTALVAGIVEEPAKAVAIKYAYNTGNLFGIMDGVIYGVAAGLGFAATENLLYGLGYGLGTTISRALLTPFAHATWSAIVGVGYGLKAEGKIHTVAPYFIMAMLLHFLWDYFAFLSTIVPLYSIMVWLLLLLNFLILRRLITLGKIEDMQRYWWYWLLGGRRW, from the coding sequence GTGCCCCTCCTCACCTATCTCATATTCTTCGCATATGCGCCTGCCCTAGCTTTACTATGGTACTTCTACCATCAGGATAGACTCGAGCCGGAACCGAAGAGAATAGTGATGAATACTTTTATACTGGGGGGTAGTCTCTCAATAGCTATTGCAATAGTCCTTGAGAGCATCTTAGTGCCAAGATGGTTCCAGAACCTTCCTGCTCTTCTCCCAGCAACATTCTTTTACACTGCACTAGTAGCTGGAATAGTTGAGGAACCAGCCAAAGCAGTAGCAATAAAGTATGCATATAATACAGGCAACTTATTTGGCATAATGGACGGAGTAATTTATGGAGTTGCTGCTGGATTAGGCTTTGCAGCCACGGAAAACTTATTATATGGCCTGGGATACGGACTTGGAACTACGATTTCAAGGGCCCTCTTAACACCTTTTGCGCATGCAACGTGGAGTGCCATAGTTGGGGTAGGATACGGACTAAAGGCGGAGGGAAAGATCCACACGGTTGCTCCTTATTTCATCATGGCAATGCTACTACACTTCTTATGGGATTACTTCGCGTTCCTCTCTACAATAGTTCCCCTATATTCTATAATGGTCTGGCTACTACTATTACTGAACTTCTTAATCCTGAGGAGATTGATAACCTTAGGTAAGATTGAAGATATGCAAAGGTATTGGTGGTATTGGTTGCTGGGTGGTAGGAGATGGTAG
- a CDS encoding DUF2666 family protein, with protein sequence MDVVEFTMKHRGFTVGESVHELTDDNIAMFLARVSNTVLTKFPEYVGDVIDVKGLLTLIPQGNLDEKLKALKSPGTSRKIGNYVIEEDKKLKKLLVEVAKVILTREALKDELPLEFPGGRIEELKIEPRYKEEHVNFTAKYGKWIVVKRLIIDEKTPMLEIARLLASINETAVNKIREFAGVDISRIESHFSEFKKVKKAEDITRLIEKFKEFRGDELEARYAVNVMLSKLNLTIDPPAKNLEKYLEKAG encoded by the coding sequence GTGGATGTTGTAGAGTTCACAATGAAACATAGGGGATTTACTGTAGGTGAAAGCGTTCACGAGCTCACGGATGATAATATAGCAATGTTTCTTGCAAGGGTTTCAAACACCGTTTTAACGAAATTCCCTGAATACGTGGGAGATGTTATAGATGTTAAAGGATTACTAACCCTAATTCCCCAAGGAAACCTCGATGAGAAGCTCAAAGCCTTAAAGTCTCCAGGGACATCAAGGAAAATAGGAAACTACGTGATAGAAGAAGACAAAAAGTTAAAGAAATTGTTAGTTGAAGTTGCAAAGGTCATACTTACGAGAGAAGCCCTAAAGGATGAACTGCCACTAGAGTTTCCTGGGGGTAGGATAGAGGAGCTAAAGATTGAACCAAGATATAAGGAGGAGCACGTAAACTTTACGGCAAAGTATGGAAAGTGGATTGTCGTCAAGAGACTTATAATCGACGAGAAAACCCCAATGCTTGAGATAGCAAGATTACTTGCGAGCATAAATGAGACCGCTGTTAATAAAATACGAGAGTTTGCAGGAGTTGATATAAGCAGAATAGAAAGCCACTTCTCAGAGTTTAAGAAGGTTAAGAAAGCCGAGGACATAACAAGGCTAATTGAAAAATTCAAAGAATTCAGAGGAGATGAGCTCGAGGCAAGATACGCAGTAAATGTTATGTTATCAAAGCTAAATCTAACGATTGATCCCCCAGCAAAAAATCTTGAAAAGTATCTCGAGAAAGCGGGATGA
- a CDS encoding ArsR/SmtB family transcription factor: MKVRELIERLSERQKKTVMGCLERCGILDLDEEIEVYPSDNISRFLKILSNPIRYGILKMLMNRWMCVCLIAEALEVDQTLVSHHLRILKELGILEEKKEGKLRFYRTKKDKLREYLNALLEDLGYEPSETSERS, from the coding sequence ATGAAGGTTAGGGAGCTCATTGAAAGGCTAAGTGAAAGGCAGAAGAAAACTGTTATGGGATGCCTTGAGAGGTGTGGTATCTTGGACTTGGACGAGGAAATAGAAGTTTATCCAAGCGACAATATTAGTAGGTTCTTGAAGATACTCTCAAACCCGATAAGGTATGGGATACTGAAAATGCTTATGAATAGATGGATGTGCGTATGCTTAATTGCTGAAGCTCTAGAGGTTGATCAAACTTTGGTTAGTCACCACTTAAGAATCTTGAAAGAGCTTGGCATACTAGAGGAAAAGAAGGAGGGTAAACTTAGGTTTTATAGAACGAAGAAGGATAAGCTTAGAGAATACCTAAATGCCCTGCTGGAGGATTTGGGATATGAACCTTCAGAAACTTCAGAAAGAAGTTGA
- a CDS encoding nucleotide pyrophosphohydrolase, whose translation MGGYWTPSQMLAALVEEVGELADIILSFEGVKGEKDPLRLKEELGDVLFALICIANYFGIDMEDALRDTIRKYSTRDL comes from the coding sequence ATGGGTGGCTATTGGACCCCCTCCCAGATGCTAGCGGCATTAGTTGAGGAAGTAGGCGAGCTTGCTGATATAATTTTATCTTTTGAAGGCGTTAAGGGGGAAAAGGATCCCCTAAGGCTAAAGGAAGAATTAGGAGACGTTCTCTTTGCACTAATCTGCATTGCTAATTATTTCGGAATTGACATGGAGGACGCCCTAAGGGATACAATTAGAAAATATTCAACAAGAGACTTGTGA
- a CDS encoding Lrp/AsnC family transcriptional regulator yields the protein MRKLDKVDLQLIKILSQNSRLTYRELAEMLGTTRQRIARRMEKLKKLGIIRKFTVLPDLEKLGYMYAVVLIKLKPMATVDDIINDIAGIEYVKIIEKGIGKYNLLVHMLVPKDLSEAESRVNEFLSHIKDIENVEVVFISKVPKFEII from the coding sequence ATGAGGAAACTTGATAAGGTTGATTTGCAATTGATTAAGATATTATCCCAGAATTCTCGCCTTACCTATAGAGAATTAGCGGAAATGTTAGGCACTACAAGGCAGAGAATTGCAAGGAGAATGGAGAAGTTAAAAAAATTAGGAATAATCAGAAAATTTACAGTACTTCCAGATCTTGAAAAATTAGGTTACATGTATGCAGTAGTACTCATAAAGCTTAAGCCGATGGCAACTGTTGATGATATTATCAACGATATTGCGGGTATTGAGTACGTTAAGATAATAGAAAAGGGAATTGGAAAGTATAATCTACTTGTGCACATGCTAGTTCCAAAAGACTTAAGCGAAGCTGAGAGCAGGGTTAACGAATTCTTGTCTCATATCAAAGATATAGAAAATGTGGAAGTCGTGTTTATAAGTAAAGTGCCAAAATTTGAAATAATTTAA
- a CDS encoding 30S ribosomal protein S3ae, protein MAAKRRVSATRDKWKLKQWYIIYAPDFFGSVEVGLTPADDPEKVLNRVVEVTLKDVTGDFTKGHVKLYFQVYDVKGQNAYTKFKGMKLARSYIRSLVRRRTTRIDGIFNITTKDGYRLRVMAMAIAMRRIQTSQERAIRKIMQEIIYKKAEELNFKDFVLEAVNGKIAAEIAKEAKKIYPLKKAEIRKIKVLGEPEVAA, encoded by the coding sequence ATGGCAGCTAAGAGGAGAGTTAGTGCAACTAGGGATAAATGGAAGCTAAAGCAGTGGTACATTATTTACGCTCCAGACTTCTTCGGGAGCGTTGAAGTTGGATTGACCCCAGCTGACGATCCTGAAAAGGTGCTCAACAGGGTCGTTGAGGTAACACTCAAGGACGTCACTGGAGACTTCACTAAGGGCCACGTCAAGCTTTACTTCCAGGTTTATGACGTTAAGGGGCAGAACGCATACACTAAGTTCAAGGGCATGAAGCTTGCAAGGAGCTACATAAGGTCACTTGTAAGGAGGAGAACCACAAGGATCGATGGAATATTTAACATAACGACCAAGGATGGCTACAGGCTCAGGGTTATGGCTATGGCTATAGCAATGAGGAGGATCCAGACGAGCCAAGAGAGAGCCATAAGGAAGATCATGCAGGAGATAATCTACAAGAAGGCTGAAGAACTTAACTTCAAGGACTTCGTTCTCGAAGCCGTGAACGGAAAGATAGCTGCAGAAATAGCCAAGGAAGCAAAGAAGATATACCCACTTAAGAAGGCAGAAATAAGAAAGATAAAAGTTCTTGGGGAACCAGAAGTTGCCGCTTAA
- a CDS encoding KEOPS complex subunit Pcc1 — MKIRAEVEMVWEYEDEEVAKAIANAVNVDNISIPEGLKKSLNLVTFPEGAKVITKVKYEGEIETLIVALDDLIFAIKVAEEVL; from the coding sequence ATGAAGATCAGGGCTGAGGTCGAGATGGTGTGGGAATATGAGGATGAGGAGGTTGCAAAGGCTATAGCCAACGCCGTAAACGTTGATAACATCTCTATCCCTGAGGGGCTTAAGAAAAGTTTAAATCTTGTTACCTTCCCCGAAGGAGCGAAGGTAATAACAAAAGTTAAATATGAAGGAGAGATTGAAACCCTCATAGTCGCTCTCGATGATTTGATATTCGCGATCAAAGTTGCTGAGGAGGTGTTATGA
- a CDS encoding DHHA1 domain-containing protein, which translates to MDKEGFLDKVREAVETVKVHIELGHTIRIISHRDADGITAGAILVKALSREGAKVHVSIVKQVSEELVKQLRDEDYRIIIFSDLGSGSISLIKEHLSDRTVVILDHHPPETMETHEKHVLVNPVPFGANSVRDLSGSGVTYFFAKELNEKNKDLAYIAIVGAVGDMQENDGVFHGMNIDILEDGKSLGILEVRKELRLFGRETRPLYQMLAYATNPEIPEITGDERKAMEWLRNKGFNPDKKYWELTEEEKKRLHDLLVIHMIKHGAGKEEIDRLIGDVVISPLYPEGDPRHEAREFATLLNATGRLNLGNLGVAVCLGNEEAFKKAMKMVEDYKREQIEARKWLIQNWSSEVWEGENVYVLYVGNNIRDTLVGIAASMAINAGLAKPEKPVIVFANTPEDPNLLKGSARTTEKALAKGYHLGEALRKAAEIVGGEGGGHAIAAGIRIPKARFAEFRKLIDRLLGEQVRGNEDQG; encoded by the coding sequence ATGGACAAGGAGGGATTCTTGGATAAGGTTAGGGAGGCCGTTGAGACCGTTAAAGTTCACATTGAGTTAGGCCATACTATAAGGATAATCTCCCATAGGGATGCTGACGGCATCACGGCGGGAGCAATTCTCGTTAAAGCCCTTTCTAGGGAAGGAGCCAAAGTTCATGTTTCAATAGTAAAGCAGGTTAGTGAGGAACTAGTTAAGCAACTTAGGGATGAAGACTACAGAATTATTATATTTTCAGATCTTGGTAGCGGATCGATAAGCTTGATTAAGGAGCATTTAAGCGATAGAACGGTCGTTATTTTAGACCACCACCCTCCAGAAACAATGGAGACCCACGAAAAACATGTCCTCGTAAATCCAGTCCCCTTTGGAGCCAATAGCGTTAGGGATTTGAGCGGTTCTGGGGTTACGTACTTCTTCGCCAAGGAACTTAACGAGAAGAACAAGGATCTTGCTTACATAGCGATAGTAGGTGCCGTAGGCGACATGCAAGAGAACGATGGAGTGTTCCACGGAATGAACATTGACATCCTAGAGGACGGCAAGTCCCTGGGGATCCTCGAGGTGAGGAAAGAGTTGAGGCTCTTCGGCAGGGAAACCAGGCCCCTATATCAAATGCTAGCTTACGCAACAAACCCGGAGATACCTGAAATTACGGGTGATGAAAGGAAGGCAATGGAGTGGCTGAGAAACAAGGGATTCAATCCAGATAAGAAGTACTGGGAGCTGACTGAGGAGGAGAAAAAGAGGCTCCACGACCTCTTAGTTATCCATATGATAAAGCATGGAGCGGGAAAGGAGGAGATAGACAGGCTAATTGGGGACGTAGTCATAAGCCCATTATATCCGGAAGGAGATCCAAGGCATGAAGCCAGAGAATTCGCAACTCTTCTTAACGCAACCGGAAGGCTCAACCTAGGAAACTTAGGTGTTGCGGTATGTTTGGGGAATGAGGAGGCATTTAAGAAGGCAATGAAGATGGTCGAGGACTACAAGAGGGAGCAGATAGAGGCAAGAAAGTGGCTGATACAGAACTGGAGCAGTGAGGTGTGGGAAGGAGAAAACGTCTACGTTCTCTACGTCGGTAACAACATCAGGGACACCCTCGTTGGGATCGCAGCCAGCATGGCCATAAATGCAGGACTTGCAAAACCAGAAAAACCAGTTATAGTATTTGCCAATACCCCAGAGGATCCAAACCTCCTGAAGGGGTCAGCGAGAACCACCGAAAAGGCCTTGGCCAAAGGATACCACCTTGGAGAGGCCCTTAGGAAGGCGGCAGAAATAGTTGGAGGAGAAGGAGGAGGACATGCCATTGCTGCAGGAATTAGGATACCCAAGGCAAGGTTTGCAGAGTTCAGGAAGCTTATCGATAGATTGCTTGGAGAGCAGGTGAGAGGGAATGAAGATCAGGGCTGA
- a CDS encoding 30S ribosomal protein S15, with protein MARMHARKRGKSGSKRPPRTAPPIWLEHITVEEIENLVVKLRKEGYSTAMIGTILRDQYGIPTVKLFKDPDNPNRNLTITRILEKHGLAPEIPEDLMFLIRRAVNLRKHLEQHPKDLHSMRGLQLIESKIRRLVKYYKRKGKLPKDWRYDPEQAKLLVR; from the coding sequence ATGGCGAGGATGCACGCTAGGAAGAGGGGTAAGAGCGGTTCAAAGAGGCCTCCAAGGACTGCTCCTCCAATCTGGCTCGAGCACATAACCGTTGAGGAGATTGAGAACCTCGTAGTTAAGCTAAGGAAGGAAGGTTACAGCACCGCAATGATAGGAACTATCCTTAGGGACCAGTACGGGATACCCACGGTCAAGCTCTTCAAGGATCCAGACAACCCGAACAGGAACCTAACGATAACCAGGATCCTTGAGAAGCACGGCCTCGCCCCAGAGATCCCAGAGGATTTGATGTTCCTCATTAGGAGGGCCGTCAACCTTAGAAAGCACCTTGAGCAACACCCCAAAGATCTGCACTCAATGCGCGGTCTCCAGCTAATAGAGAGCAAAATCAGGAGGCTAGTCAAGTACTACAAGAGGAAGGGTAAGCTTCCAAAGGACTGGAGGTACGACCCAGAGCAAGCAAAGCTTCTCGTTCGCTGA
- a CDS encoding HIT family protein, producing the protein MKILWAPWRIEYIRSPKYEGCIFCDFPKENRDKERLILYRGKHAFIIMNNYPYNPGHVMVAPYRHVKSIEDLTDEEMLEIMKLAALVMKAIRKVMKPDGFNLGFNIGKVAGAGIDGHVHLHIVPRWNGDTNFMPVIADTKVIPESLEQAYDEIKQAIEEIENAEREGA; encoded by the coding sequence ATGAAGATACTATGGGCCCCATGGAGGATTGAATATATAAGATCGCCCAAATACGAGGGCTGTATCTTCTGCGACTTCCCGAAGGAGAACAGGGATAAGGAAAGGCTCATTCTGTATCGTGGAAAGCACGCCTTCATAATAATGAACAACTATCCTTACAATCCTGGTCACGTCATGGTTGCGCCGTACAGGCACGTGAAGAGCATAGAGGATCTAACGGATGAGGAGATGCTTGAGATAATGAAGCTGGCGGCATTAGTGATGAAGGCCATAAGGAAGGTCATGAAGCCCGATGGCTTTAACTTGGGGTTTAACATAGGGAAGGTTGCAGGCGCTGGGATAGACGGACACGTTCACCTCCACATAGTGCCAAGGTGGAACGGAGACACAAACTTTATGCCCGTAATCGCCGATACTAAAGTAATTCCTGAATCGCTTGAACAAGCCTACGATGAAATCAAGCAGGCGATAGAGGAGATCGAAAATGCTGAGCGAGAGGGAGCTTGA
- a CDS encoding ThiF family adenylyltransferase: protein MLSERELERYDRQIMLFGVEGQEKLKKAKVAVVGVGGLGSPVAYYLTAAGVGTILLIDEQTPELSNLNRQILHWEEDLGKNPKPLSAKWKLERFNPDVRIETFVGRLTQENIHEVLRGVDVIVDCLDNFETRYLLDDYAHERGIPLVHGAVEGLYGQATTIIPGKTRRLREIFPKVRKKDKFPILGATAGVIASIQVAEVVKLITGYGKPLANKLLIVDLANNAYEVIEL from the coding sequence ATGCTGAGCGAGAGGGAGCTTGAGAGGTATGATAGACAGATAATGCTCTTCGGTGTTGAGGGACAGGAAAAGCTGAAGAAGGCCAAGGTTGCGGTAGTTGGGGTCGGCGGTTTAGGAAGTCCCGTTGCCTACTATCTCACGGCAGCTGGTGTCGGAACCATCCTGCTGATAGACGAGCAGACGCCAGAGCTCAGCAACTTAAACAGGCAGATACTCCACTGGGAGGAGGACCTTGGCAAGAACCCAAAGCCCCTCTCGGCTAAGTGGAAGCTTGAGAGGTTCAACCCTGATGTAAGGATAGAGACATTCGTAGGTAGGCTCACTCAGGAAAATATACACGAAGTACTGAGGGGTGTTGATGTTATAGTTGACTGCCTCGACAACTTTGAGACAAGGTACCTCCTGGACGATTACGCCCATGAGAGGGGAATCCCCTTGGTTCATGGAGCCGTTGAAGGGTTATATGGTCAAGCAACGACGATAATCCCAGGAAAAACGAGAAGGCTAAGGGAGATATTCCCTAAAGTCAGGAAAAAGGATAAGTTCCCAATTTTAGGAGCTACTGCTGGCGTAATTGCAAGCATTCAAGTCGCTGAAGTCGTTAAGCTCATTACGGGTTACGGTAAGCCTTTGGCCAACAAGCTTCTCATAGTTGATTTAGCGAACAATGCCTATGAGGTTATAGAGCTGTAG